The Thermotoga maritima MSB8 region AAGGTCGTCTATGATCTGTTTTATCTTTTTCGTCGGGTTCATAGCGTCCATGGCATACTGTGGTATGATGGAGATCTTTTCGTACCTCACTTTCCTGAGCTCTTTTGGAGATAGTGCCATGATGTTCTTTCCATCGAGGATCGCTTCTCCTCCCATGTACTTCATGGGAGGTTTCAAAAGGATCAAGCCGTTTCCAAGAGTGGACTTTCCACAGCCAGATTCACCCGCAATTCCAAGGATTTCACCTCTTTTTATATCGAAACTCACCCCATCGACGGCCTTCACGTAGCCGTAGAGGGTTCTGTAATAAATTCTCAGATCTCTGACATCCAGTACCACTTCAGCCACGCCTATCACATCTCCCTGAGCTTAGGATTGAAGACTTCATCAAGGCCAGCATTCATAACGTAAAGAGTTGCAACCATGAGAGTGATCACCGCACCGGGAGTGATCGCCCACCACCACATGCCAAGCTGTATAGCGTTCCAGAGAGTGGCCTGCTGCATCATGATTCCGAGGGAGATACCCCTTGTCGGACCAAGACCGATGAAGTCGAGCCCCGTAGCTGCAAGAATGGCACCGCCGAACTGGAGAATGAACACCATGAAAACGTAGGACATCATGTTGGGCATGATCTCACCGAAAATTATTTTCATAGGTTTCCTCGCGGTGATTCTTGCAAGATCTACGAACTCTCTTGTTTTCAAGGAGAGAGTCTGTGCCCTGACAGCCCTCGCGGTCCAGGGCCAGGCGGTGAGACCGATTATGATACTCTCGATGAACACTCCCCTGTAGGGAAGGTACGCCGCTATGATGATGAGGAGTGCAAGTGTTGGTATCACCATGAGTATGTTGGTGAACATCATCAGAAGTTCGTCGAACCATCCACCTTTGTATCCTGCAACAAAACCAATGAGAAGCCCAATGACCGTTGCCAGAGTTCCT contains the following coding sequences:
- a CDS encoding ABC transporter permease, encoding MTRKEFVHFFLKNKKVIFAICVYAGLIILALVGPYLSPYKDPLAFVGPGYQPPSKEHWLGTNTFGQDIFTQLVYGLRSSLFVGVLGGTLATVIGLLIGFVAGYKGGWFDELLMMFTNILMVIPTLALLIIIAAYLPYRGVFIESIIIGLTAWPWTARAVRAQTLSLKTREFVDLARITARKPMKIIFGEIMPNMMSYVFMVFILQFGGAILAATGLDFIGLGPTRGISLGIMMQQATLWNAIQLGMWWWAITPGAVITLMVATLYVMNAGLDEVFNPKLREM